A segment of the Acidimicrobiia bacterium genome:
CAGCCGGTGGTCCACGGTGGTGCCTCACTCGTGTCGGCTCGCAGCATCCAGGCGCGCTCGATCTGCACCCCCGGTGCGTCTCCCACGGCCGCCGTCGGCGTGCCGGCGGCGCGCACGAACAGGGCACCGCCCGCGGTGTCCACCCGATAGTCGGTGTGCGGTCCGCGATACCGCACGTCGCCGACCACTCCCGCCAGAGGGCCACCGAGGCTCACCCAGTCCGGCCGGACGAGCAGTTGGATGGGCCCCTCGAGATCGTGCTCTCCTTCGAGCCTCGCCTCGATCGGCGTCCCGGCGACGGTCACCACCCGGCCGGGTGCGTGCTCGAGGTGGGCGCCGACGAGCGATGCCGGTCCCGTGAGCCGAGCCGCCCACACGTCCACGGGCCGGGCATACACCTCGTCGGGCGTTCCGACCTGCACGAGCCGGCCGGCTCGCAGCAAGGCGACACGATCGGCGAGCGCTAGCGCCTCGCCGGCGTCGTGCGACGAGTAGAGCGCCGCGGCGCCGGAGCCGAGGCGGGCCGCGGCGATCTCTTCCTGGACCGCCACCCGACCGGCCGCATCGAGATGGGCGGTCGGCTCGTCGAAGAGGTACAGGTCAGCCTGCCGCGCCAACGCCCGAGCCAGCCCGACCCGCTGCTGCTCGCCACCGGACATCTCGGCCGGCCGCCTCCGGACGAGGGCATCCATGCCGAGCCTCCGCAACAGCTCCTCGGCATCCGACCTCGCCTGAGCCTTGGGAACCCCTCGCCTCCGGATCGGGTAGGCCACGGTGTCGACGGCGTCGAGATGCGGCCACAGCGCATAGTTCTGGAAGACGAGCCCGATGCTTCTGAGATCCGGGGCGACCGCCATTCCGCGCCGGGCAACCGGGCGACCGTTCAGGACGATCTCGCCATCGGACAGCGGAACGAACCCGGCTATGGCGTGGATCAGGGTGGTCTTGCCGGAGCCGGACGGGCCGAGCACGGCGAGCGTCTCGCCGGCAGCGACCTCGATCGTGAGACGATCGAGAGCCCGATGAGGCCCGTAGTCGACCGTCACGGACCGGCATACCAGGGCGGGGGAGTCGGTCATGGCGCCCGCCTCGAGGCGCTCGATCGACCGACAATCAAGAGAGCCGTGGCGACGAGCAGCGGCGGCAGCGTGAGGTACACCGCCAGTGCCGAGACGACCCCCACGTCGCCGATCTGCTGGAGGTCGAGGATCGCCACGGCGATGGTGTCGGTCCCGGGGCCGTAGAGGAGGCTGGACATCGTCAACTCGTGGAAGGCGAAGACGAAGACGAGGAGCCACGCCCCCGCCAGGGCGGGTCTCATCTGGGGCTCGATCACCGTGCGCACCGCGACCAGCGGCGACGCACCGCTCACCCGCGCCGCCCGGTAGGGATCGACGGCGATGCCCGACGCCGAGCCGGCAACCACACGGTGACCCACGCCCCACAGCTTGGCGACGTATGCGACGAGGATGAGGACGAGCGTGTCCCTGAGTGCGTTTCCGTAGGCCAGGATCATGGCGACCGCCAAGGTCGAACCCGGCACCGCAAACGTGAGGAGCACTGCCGCCGCCGAGAAGCGCCCGATGCTGCGCCCCCGGATGCTGGTGACGACGGCGCCGAGCGCCACGACGATCGATGCCGCCACGGACGCCAGGAGGGCGCTTCGACCGAGCGCCCCGACATAGCGCATTCCGAGCGCTTCTCCGAGGTTGGCGAATGTCCAGTTCGCTGGGGAGGGGGGAAGCCCGACTGCTCGGGTGAGCGCCGAGAGCACGAGCGCGACGAGCGGCAAGACGGTCGCGACCACGACGACTACCCAGACCGCCAGCGAGGCGGCCCGCCCGCTGCGTGACAGAGACGCCACCGGCCCGGCGGGTCCTCCGCCGGAGGGCGCCGGCCCGAGTCGCGAGAGAAGACGGTCGGCGGCGACGACGAAGACCAATGCGAGAAGGACGAGTGCCAAGGCGAGCAGGACTGCCCGAGAAAACGCCTCGTCGCCGGCCGACCTGGCGAGGTCCTGATAGATCCGCGTCGTGGCGGTACGAAACCCGGCCGGCGTACCGAGGACGGCCGGGACGCCGAATGCGTTGATGGCCGCGATGAAGGCGAGCGCCGCCGCCCCGACCACTGCCGGCGCCAGCAGTGGCAAGGAGATCGTCAGAAACGCCGTCCGGCTTCGGGCCCCGCTCACCCTCGCTGCTCGTCCGAGGTCGGGAGCCGCCTGCGTCCTGAGGGCCGCAACGGCGACCAGATAGGCCACCGGCATCGCAGTCACGGCGAGCACCGCGACGACACCGGCTGCGCCGAACAGCCCCGGCATCGAAACTCCTACGGCGTCATCGAGCAGCCCACCTGGGCCATATGCGCGGGCCCAGCTCAGCGCCGAGACGAACCCGGGCACCAGCAACGGGAGGAGGATCGTGATCCTGAGCACCCGGCGGCCGGCAACGGCCGTGCGCTCGGTCACGAAGGCCGCTGCCGTCCCTGCCGTGACTGCCACGGCGGCGACCGCGGCCCCGGTCCAGATCGTGTTGGCGAGCGCCGCCCCTGCTGTGGCCCGGTCGAGTCCGCCCGGCCGGCCGACGGCGAGCTGGTCCGCACCCACCAAGATCAGCTCGAGAAGGGGGCGCCCGACGAGGAGGCCGAGGGCCGCAAGGGTCAGGCCGTTCGCCAGCCACCACCAACGGCGCGTCGTGCTCGCGACCGGTTCAGCGGCCAAAGATCGCCTGGTACTGCGCGAGGAGCTCATCCTGCCTACCGGCTGCCGCCGCCCAGTCGACGCTCACCTGCGGTCCGCCCCCGGCCCATTCGACGTCCGATCGGATCGGTTGCCATCCCGTCGCGGCGATGGCCACCTGCGCCTCCGTCCCGAGAACGTAGTCGACGAACTCCATGGCCGTTGCGGTGGCGCCGGCGGCGACGACCCCGATCGGGCTGTAGATCGCGATGGCCCCCGAAGCCGGCCAGACGACCGTGATCGGGGACCCCGCCTCGACTGCATCGCGTCCGTTGCGGTCGAGCGTCATCCCTGCGCCGTACTGGCCCTCGGCTACACCGCTCACCACGTCGCCCGGTGAGCTCACCTGCACCGTTCCCGCATCGTGCAATGCCTGGTAGTACTCGATCCCGTAACCGTCGCTGAGCAGGAAGTATCCCAGGGCACCGAATGCAGAACCGGCGAATGCAGGATCGGGTATGGCCACACCACCTGCGACGGATCCGGCGAGGTCGCCCCAGTCGGCTGGGGGATCGGTGAGGGCGGCACCGTGGACGATCACGATGCTGAGGAGGCGCGTCCCGAAGAACTGTGGGGCGCGGTACTCCCTCGGAATGACGTCGATCTCGGAGGGGGTCCATTCGAGAAGCAGCCCGTCTGCCGCGTACTGCTCGATCGAGAGAGGATCCGTGAGCCAGAGAACGTCTGCACGGATCGGGCCGTGGCGACGCTCGGCGGCGATCCGAGCCGCCACTTCGGCGGTTGGCGCCCTGAAGACCTCAACGGACGTGCCGGCGTGCGACTCCTCGAAGCCGGTCACGACGGCATCGACCGTGTCCTGGGTGACGGTGGCGTATACCAGCAGAGATGTCGCATCGTCGTCGGCGCCCGATGCCTGCCCCGCACCGCCGCACGCCGCCAGGCCGATCGCCAGGAGCGAGATCCC
Coding sequences within it:
- a CDS encoding ABC transporter ATP-binding protein, which gives rise to MTDSPALVCRSVTVDYGPHRALDRLTIEVAAGETLAVLGPSGSGKTTLIHAIAGFVPLSDGEIVLNGRPVARRGMAVAPDLRSIGLVFQNYALWPHLDAVDTVAYPIRRRGVPKAQARSDAEELLRRLGMDALVRRRPAEMSGGEQQRVGLARALARQADLYLFDEPTAHLDAAGRVAVQEEIAAARLGSGAAALYSSHDAGEALALADRVALLRAGRLVQVGTPDEVYARPVDVWAARLTGPASLVGAHLEHAPGRVVTVAGTPIEARLEGEHDLEGPIQLLVRPDWVSLGGPLAGVVGDVRYRGPHTDYRVDTAGGALFVRAAGTPTAAVGDAPGVQIERAWMLRADTSEAPPWTTG
- a CDS encoding ABC transporter permease subunit is translated as MAAEPVASTTRRWWWLANGLTLAALGLLVGRPLLELILVGADQLAVGRPGGLDRATAGAALANTIWTGAAVAAVAVTAGTAAAFVTERTAVAGRRVLRITILLPLLVPGFVSALSWARAYGPGGLLDDAVGVSMPGLFGAAGVVAVLAVTAMPVAYLVAVAALRTQAAPDLGRAARVSGARSRTAFLTISLPLLAPAVVGAAALAFIAAINAFGVPAVLGTPAGFRTATTRIYQDLARSAGDEAFSRAVLLALALVLLALVFVVAADRLLSRLGPAPSGGGPAGPVASLSRSGRAASLAVWVVVVVATVLPLVALVLSALTRAVGLPPSPANWTFANLGEALGMRYVGALGRSALLASVAASIVVALGAVVTSIRGRSIGRFSAAAVLLTFAVPGSTLAVAMILAYGNALRDTLVLILVAYVAKLWGVGHRVVAGSASGIAVDPYRAARVSGASPLVAVRTVIEPQMRPALAGAWLLVFVFAFHELTMSSLLYGPGTDTIAVAILDLQQIGDVGVVSALAVYLTLPPLLVATALLIVGRSSASRRAP
- a CDS encoding extracellular solute-binding protein, translated to MGATVAGSPRGAEGTRAAAPLGISLLAIGLAACGGAGQASGADDDATSLLVYATVTQDTVDAVVTGFEESHAGTSVEVFRAPTAEVAARIAAERRHGPIRADVLWLTDPLSIEQYAADGLLLEWTPSEIDVIPREYRAPQFFGTRLLSIVIVHGAALTDPPADWGDLAGSVAGGVAIPDPAFAGSAFGALGYFLLSDGYGIEYYQALHDAGTVQVSSPGDVVSGVAEGQYGAGMTLDRNGRDAVEAGSPITVVWPASGAIAIYSPIGVVAAGATATAMEFVDYVLGTEAQVAIAATGWQPIRSDVEWAGGGPQVSVDWAAAAGRQDELLAQYQAIFGR